In one window of Arachis ipaensis cultivar K30076 chromosome B06, Araip1.1, whole genome shotgun sequence DNA:
- the LOC110263819 gene encoding uncharacterized protein LOC110263819, translating into MGDSETIVAEAPAAETHAAAGFGDSASNPTQEAASTVAEPAAEAATQANSAYALGYSNTGDGNAYAEDPNAMQPEAQTNSMEDSKQGTEAPSGLGSAATGSSQVNGGPVGAIANATGLENGNALGNREHCQNRQKVYKEKKEGKT; encoded by the coding sequence ATGGGAGATAGTGAAACAATAGTTGCCGAAGCACCTGCAGCTGAGACACATGCTGCTGCTGGGTTTGGTGACTCTGCCTCAAACCCTACTCAGGAAGCAGCTTCTACTGTTGCTGAGCCTGCTGCAGAGGCTGCTACTCAAGCCAATTCAGCTTATGCCTTAGGTTATTCGAATACTGGCGACGGGAATGCTTATGCTGAGGATCCTAATGCTATGCAACCAGAAGCCCAAACCAATTCAATGGAGGATTCCAAGCAAGGTACTGAAGCTCCAAGTGGGCTTGGAAGTGCAGCTACAGGCTCAAGTCAAGTAAATGGTGGTCCAGTGGGTGCAATAGCAAATGCAACAGGACTTGAGAATGGGAATGCATTAGGGAATAGGGAACACTGTCAAAATAGGCAGAAAGTGTACAAAGAAAAAAAGGAAGGAAAAACTTAG